The proteins below come from a single Halomonas binhaiensis genomic window:
- a CDS encoding heavy metal translocating P-type ATPase: protein MNAPAPKIRHVPAMSCQGCVGRMRKAITAADDAALVEGMPDAKRLEVATQLSDDQLDAILRDAGYPAEETTAEDDEEDAGAMPEADSSWPSPSGKGELQQELSETTSSTQHLSIQGMTCASCVSSVQKALAAVPGVENAEVNFASHSARVRGSADSSALIQAVEATGYSAEPIVNLRQAEQRRVEHNQREYRRMLRGSLLSLALAIPLMISMLLYHPAPIGMARVGWGAVGLATLAILAGPGRHFFTNAWKAARHHQANMDTLIAIGTGAAWLYSMAVVIAAPWLPKIAHGLYFEASAMIIGLVLLGHALELKAKGKTSEALHRLLDLQSQSARVVRNGKEVDLPIDDVTEGDLVRVRPGERLPVDGEVVEGQSHIDESMLTGEPLAVLRSPGDEVNAGTVNGRGSLLYRATRVGADTRLGRITEQVATAQGSKPPIGNLADRVSAVFVPSVMILAVLTALAWYHFGPEPHVIHMLVTATTVLIIACPCALGLATPLSTMIGVGKAAEHGVLIRSGDALQTASRITTLVVDKTGTLTEGKPQVTGSRVVQGNERELLSLVAALESRSEHPLGEALVHHATGVLGEATTMPEISDFQSVTGRGVTALDSDGHALALGNERLMQDAGANLAALGEDREHWESQARSLVYLAVDGRLAAAFAIQDPLRADSQEAISRLQQEGLKVVMLTGDNAATAQAIGAQVGIDVIKADLTPEDKHSEIELLQRNGEVVGMVGDGINDAPALARADVGFAVAQGSDVAIESAGITLMRSSLHGIADAIEISRATLSNIKQNLWGALGYNTLCIPIAAGVLYPFTGMLLSPVIAGAVMSLSSITVVGNANRLRLARIGQCTEGNS, encoded by the coding sequence ATGAATGCACCAGCCCCCAAGATTCGTCATGTCCCGGCAATGAGCTGCCAGGGCTGCGTCGGTCGTATGCGCAAGGCCATCACCGCTGCCGACGATGCTGCCTTGGTGGAAGGCATGCCTGACGCCAAACGTCTGGAGGTCGCAACGCAGCTATCCGATGACCAGCTCGATGCAATCCTGCGCGACGCTGGCTACCCTGCTGAAGAGACCACTGCAGAGGATGATGAAGAAGATGCTGGAGCCATGCCCGAGGCAGACAGCTCTTGGCCATCGCCGTCAGGCAAGGGGGAACTCCAGCAGGAATTGAGTGAAACCACCTCTTCCACCCAGCACCTGTCGATTCAGGGAATGACCTGCGCCAGCTGTGTTTCCAGTGTGCAGAAGGCACTGGCCGCAGTTCCTGGGGTAGAAAATGCCGAGGTCAATTTCGCATCTCATAGCGCACGGGTACGCGGCTCTGCCGACAGCAGCGCCTTGATACAGGCGGTAGAGGCGACCGGTTACAGTGCAGAGCCCATCGTCAATCTGCGCCAGGCCGAGCAACGTCGCGTCGAACATAACCAACGTGAATATCGGCGCATGCTGCGCGGCAGCCTGCTGTCTCTGGCACTGGCCATACCTCTGATGATCAGCATGCTGCTGTATCATCCCGCCCCCATTGGCATGGCTCGTGTTGGCTGGGGAGCGGTCGGCCTGGCCACACTGGCCATCCTGGCTGGCCCCGGCAGGCACTTTTTCACCAATGCCTGGAAAGCTGCCCGCCATCACCAGGCCAACATGGATACCCTGATTGCCATTGGCACCGGAGCGGCCTGGCTATATTCCATGGCGGTGGTGATTGCAGCTCCCTGGCTGCCGAAGATCGCCCATGGTCTCTATTTCGAAGCCTCTGCCATGATCATTGGCCTGGTTCTTCTGGGCCATGCCCTGGAGCTCAAGGCGAAAGGCAAGACTTCAGAAGCCCTGCACCGCCTGCTTGACCTTCAGAGCCAGAGCGCTCGAGTCGTACGCAATGGCAAGGAAGTCGATCTGCCTATCGACGATGTCACGGAAGGTGACCTGGTTCGAGTACGCCCAGGAGAGCGCCTGCCCGTTGATGGCGAAGTGGTCGAAGGGCAAAGCCATATCGACGAGTCCATGCTCACTGGTGAGCCCTTGGCCGTGTTGCGCAGCCCCGGCGACGAGGTCAACGCAGGCACTGTCAACGGCCGAGGATCCTTGCTCTATCGGGCGACACGCGTGGGTGCCGATACTCGCCTCGGCCGCATCACCGAGCAGGTCGCCACGGCCCAAGGCTCCAAGCCTCCGATTGGTAACCTGGCAGACCGGGTGTCGGCCGTGTTCGTACCCAGCGTGATGATTCTGGCAGTGCTGACCGCCCTGGCTTGGTATCACTTCGGGCCCGAGCCGCATGTCATTCACATGCTGGTCACAGCGACCACTGTCCTGATCATTGCCTGCCCCTGTGCCTTGGGCCTGGCGACCCCTCTATCCACCATGATCGGTGTCGGCAAGGCTGCCGAACATGGGGTGCTGATACGTTCTGGTGATGCACTGCAGACGGCCAGCCGAATCACGACCCTGGTGGTCGACAAGACCGGCACCCTCACTGAGGGTAAACCCCAGGTCACCGGCAGCCGTGTTGTACAAGGAAACGAGCGTGAGCTGCTGAGCTTGGTGGCCGCCCTGGAAAGTCGTTCCGAGCACCCGCTGGGAGAAGCGTTGGTCCACCACGCAACAGGTGTCCTTGGTGAGGCAACCACTATGCCAGAGATCAGTGACTTCCAGAGCGTGACCGGACGTGGTGTGACCGCTCTGGACAGCGATGGGCATGCCCTGGCCTTGGGCAATGAGCGCTTGATGCAGGATGCTGGCGCCAACCTGGCCGCCCTTGGTGAAGATCGCGAGCACTGGGAATCCCAGGCTCGCAGCCTGGTCTACCTGGCTGTAGACGGACGGCTGGCAGCCGCCTTTGCCATTCAGGATCCGCTGCGTGCCGACAGCCAAGAGGCGATATCTCGACTCCAGCAGGAAGGCCTCAAGGTCGTCATGCTGACGGGAGATAACGCCGCTACTGCACAAGCCATTGGTGCCCAGGTCGGTATCGACGTGATCAAGGCCGACTTGACACCAGAGGACAAGCACAGCGAAATCGAACTCCTGCAGCGCAATGGTGAAGTGGTAGGCATGGTCGGCGATGGTATCAATGACGCTCCGGCACTGGCCCGGGCCGATGTCGGCTTCGCCGTGGCCCAGGGCAGCGATGTCGCCATCGAAAGCGCTGGCATCACCCTGATGCGCTCATCTCTTCATGGCATCGCTGATGCCATCGAGATCAGCCGGGCAACACTATCCAATATCAAGCAGAACCTGTGGGGGGCCCTGGGCTACAACACCTTGTGCATTCCTATTGCAGCGGGGGTGCTCTACCCGTTCACTGGCATGCTGTTGTCACCCGTGATTGCTGGAGCGGTCATGTCGCTGTCATCGATTACCGTAGTCGGTAACGCCAACCGCCTGCGCCTGGCGCGCATCGGCCAATGCACGGAGGGAAACTCATGA
- a CDS encoding VOC family protein, protein MPQLNAVLETALYVADMSRARAFFEEVMGLSPFTADHRFTAYEVGPSVLLLFLEGETRETVVLPQEMGTIPPHDGNGPVHMAFSIDADGLQDWEQTLSAHGVAIEGRTHWPKGGESLYFRDPDGHLLELATPGIWPNY, encoded by the coding sequence ATGCCTCAGCTTAATGCCGTGCTGGAAACGGCACTCTATGTAGCAGATATGTCCCGTGCTCGAGCTTTCTTCGAGGAAGTGATGGGCCTGTCTCCCTTTACTGCGGATCATCGCTTCACAGCCTATGAGGTAGGACCTTCCGTACTGCTGCTTTTCCTCGAAGGAGAAACCCGGGAAACCGTTGTCCTGCCCCAGGAGATGGGGACGATTCCACCGCATGATGGTAATGGACCGGTGCATATGGCGTTTTCCATCGATGCAGATGGCCTGCAGGACTGGGAGCAGACCCTCAGCGCTCATGGCGTGGCCATCGAAGGGCGCACCCATTGGCCCAAAGGCGGTGAGAGCCTGTATTTTCGTGATCCCGACGGCCATCTTTTGGAGTTGGCTACGCCGGGTATCTGGCCAAACTACTAG
- a CDS encoding DUF2442 domain-containing protein, giving the protein MHSLVSDTDLRVMSVTVDDKRLIVDLMDGRTIAVPLAWYPRLANATPEQRNNWELAGGGYAIHWPDIDEDLSTEGLLQGRKAP; this is encoded by the coding sequence ATGCATTCTTTGGTATCTGATACAGACCTGCGGGTCATGTCTGTCACTGTTGATGACAAGCGTCTAATCGTTGACTTGATGGATGGCCGCACTATTGCAGTGCCTCTCGCATGGTACCCTCGGCTGGCCAATGCGACTCCCGAGCAGCGCAATAACTGGGAGTTGGCTGGCGGTGGTTATGCCATTCATTGGCCGGACATCGATGAAGATCTGAGTACAGAAGGTTTGCTGCAAGGCCGAAAGGCGCCATGA
- a CDS encoding DUF4160 domain-containing protein, which yields MPTVLRQNGFRFYFYSHEPDEPPHVHVDYSSASAKIWLHDITIARNIGFSAKEVGKIQRIVREHQETLQEAWHAFFGI from the coding sequence ATGCCCACTGTTCTGCGACAAAATGGCTTTCGTTTTTACTTCTATAGTCATGAGCCAGATGAGCCACCGCATGTACATGTAGACTACAGCAGTGCCTCCGCCAAGATATGGCTGCATGATATTACCATTGCCCGCAATATTGGCTTTTCGGCGAAAGAGGTGGGTAAGATTCAGCGTATAGTGCGCGAGCATCAAGAGACGCTACAGGAGGCTTGGCATGCATTCTTTGGTATCTGA
- a CDS encoding single-stranded-DNA-specific exonuclease RecJ translates to MAAGLTELQARILVGRLRDYTGDIEALVDPGLRHLAHPGRLADGSRAAERIAQAVAEGEHIGILTDYDVDGITSHVVIRRTLNELFGVPRQRLHSLIGHRIHDGYGISMPLVERTLKLSPRPTLVITADCGSSDEPRIARLKQAGIDVVVSDHHALPIEGPPPSAYATVNPTRSDCDYPDATIAGCMVAWLVMSLARATLIEQGVLEADTPKLSPWLSYVALGTVADCVSLGGSAINRAVVRHGLTLINRMNEPCWRAMAERLGADSIPFNAETLGFQMGPRINARSRLDDPYAALHFMLAGSDDVAHRHLAVLDDDNQARKAIEADMVEDAKVLAKSALLEDAPAIVVYLEDGHPGVQGIVASRLVQAYGRPTLVLTPAAEAGMLTGSGRSIEQLHLRDALQRTHELAPETLPRFGGHRGAAGVGVPLSCLADFRRAFLQAAGEQLEGIELAPRIYTDGELSIAQLDLATLDEIEALGPYGREFESPLFEGEFIVERLRPVGDGSHLMMELSLGRMSWKAIWFRALVPGELPSFSEGATLRCAYKLNRNRYRGRESLQLMIEHGEAKG, encoded by the coding sequence ATGGCGGCAGGGTTGACGGAGCTGCAGGCTCGGATACTGGTAGGCCGCTTGCGTGACTATACCGGTGACATTGAGGCCTTGGTGGATCCTGGTTTGCGCCATCTGGCACACCCTGGGCGGCTGGCGGATGGCTCTCGGGCGGCCGAGCGCATTGCTCAGGCGGTAGCGGAAGGTGAGCATATTGGAATTCTCACCGACTACGACGTGGACGGCATCACCTCCCATGTGGTGATTCGGCGTACGCTCAATGAACTATTCGGAGTGCCTCGGCAGCGCCTGCATAGCTTGATCGGCCATCGTATCCATGATGGTTATGGCATCAGCATGCCGCTGGTAGAACGTACTCTGAAGCTTTCTCCACGCCCCACCCTGGTCATCACTGCCGACTGTGGCTCATCCGATGAACCTCGTATCGCTCGGCTCAAGCAGGCCGGGATCGATGTTGTGGTCAGTGATCATCATGCGCTGCCCATCGAAGGCCCACCGCCTTCTGCATATGCGACCGTCAATCCAACCCGCAGTGACTGCGATTATCCGGATGCCACGATTGCTGGTTGCATGGTGGCCTGGTTGGTGATGTCGCTGGCTCGGGCAACCCTGATCGAGCAAGGGGTGCTGGAGGCGGATACGCCCAAGCTTTCTCCCTGGCTGTCCTATGTGGCCCTTGGTACGGTGGCCGACTGTGTCTCCCTGGGGGGCAGTGCCATCAACCGGGCTGTCGTGCGTCATGGCCTGACGTTGATCAACCGCATGAATGAGCCCTGCTGGCGAGCCATGGCTGAGCGGCTGGGAGCGGATAGTATCCCTTTCAATGCAGAGACGCTGGGTTTCCAGATGGGCCCTCGCATCAACGCTCGTTCTCGCCTGGATGATCCCTATGCCGCGTTGCACTTCATGCTGGCAGGCAGTGATGATGTCGCTCACAGGCATTTGGCTGTATTGGATGATGACAATCAGGCGCGCAAGGCCATCGAGGCTGATATGGTCGAAGACGCCAAGGTCCTGGCGAAATCTGCATTGCTCGAGGATGCTCCGGCTATCGTGGTATATCTGGAAGATGGACATCCTGGTGTGCAGGGTATTGTGGCCTCGCGCCTGGTGCAGGCCTATGGACGGCCTACACTGGTTCTGACCCCCGCTGCCGAGGCCGGTATGCTGACAGGTTCTGGCCGTTCGATAGAGCAGCTTCATCTGCGCGATGCCTTGCAGCGTACCCATGAACTAGCGCCAGAGACACTGCCGCGCTTTGGCGGGCATCGTGGCGCTGCGGGCGTCGGAGTTCCCTTGTCTTGCCTCGCCGATTTCCGCAGGGCCTTTCTCCAGGCAGCCGGGGAGCAACTGGAGGGTATTGAACTGGCTCCCAGGATATATACCGATGGCGAGCTGAGCATCGCTCAGCTGGATCTTGCCACCCTGGATGAAATCGAAGCTCTGGGTCCCTATGGGAGGGAATTCGAATCTCCCTTGTTCGAAGGCGAGTTTATCGTCGAACGACTGCGGCCAGTGGGAGATGGCAGCCATTTGATGATGGAATTGTCCCTGGGGCGTATGAGCTGGAAGGCCATCTGGTTCCGTGCTCTTGTACCTGGCGAGCTGCCTTCCTTCTCGGAAGGTGCCACCCTGCGTTGTGCCTACAAGCTCAATCGCAATCGATACCGTGGACGTGAGTCCCTGCAACTGATGATCGAACATGGCGAGGCCAAGGGCTGA
- a CDS encoding glutathione S-transferase family protein yields MRLLGRDNSVNVKKVMWCAHELGLQLERVDMGGPFGGLDSKEYQALNPNRLIPVLEDGELVIWESNAILRYMLATYGDGKLGSHSPASLARSDMWMDWVLSTLSGPFRDLFQNKVRKTEETRDHAAMARGLAVTGEKLAVVDHVLAEQEWLSGNEFAIGDIPMGCYAYGWFNMDIERPELPHLEAWYQRLTQRPGYRAHVMLPLT; encoded by the coding sequence ATGCGTCTACTCGGTCGTGATAACTCGGTCAACGTCAAGAAGGTCATGTGGTGTGCTCATGAGCTTGGCTTGCAGTTAGAACGCGTGGACATGGGAGGTCCCTTCGGAGGCCTCGACAGCAAGGAGTATCAGGCGCTGAATCCCAACCGCCTGATTCCTGTTCTGGAAGATGGCGAGTTGGTTATATGGGAGTCCAATGCCATTCTGCGTTATATGCTGGCCACTTATGGTGATGGCAAGCTGGGTAGCCACAGCCCGGCCAGCCTGGCGCGCAGCGACATGTGGATGGACTGGGTCCTGTCCACCTTGTCCGGTCCATTCCGCGATCTTTTCCAGAACAAGGTACGCAAGACTGAGGAGACTCGTGACCATGCTGCCATGGCCCGGGGTCTTGCTGTCACCGGTGAGAAACTGGCTGTCGTCGACCATGTGCTGGCCGAGCAGGAGTGGTTGTCCGGCAATGAGTTTGCCATTGGCGATATTCCCATGGGGTGTTATGCCTACGGCTGGTTCAACATGGATATCGAACGCCCTGAGCTGCCGCACCTGGAAGCCTGGTATCAACGCCTGACGCAGCGTCCTGGTTACCGGGCGCATGTCATGTTGCCGCTGACCTGA
- the thrC gene encoding threonine synthase, which yields MRYISTRGQAPALSFEDVVLTGMASDGGLYVPETFPTLSKEDLAEMAGLSYAEIAFRVMKPFVGGEIDDATLRGLIEDAYSTFSHDAVVPLNQLDANHFLLELFHGPTLAFKDVALQLLGRILDHFLKKRGERAVIMGATSGDTGSAAIEGCRHCDNLDIFILHPHNRVSEVQRRQMTSVLADNVFNIAIEGNFDDAQAMVKASFADQSFLNGTRLVAVNSINWARIMAQVVYYVASAVAVGAPQREVSFCVPSANFGNVFAGYVAYRMGLPVKQFIIATNANDILHRTLADNDFSKKELLATLAPSMDIVVSSNFERLLFEAYERDGNAVAELLMRFQNEPTVLAEAPLERLRGKFSSHSIDDATILEVIREAHHRTQEILDPHTATGYRAAERERSDTVTPMITLATAHPAKFAEAVVKAGFPGVPLPPHMEDLLEREERYSVLPAELGAVQAYVAEHRRS from the coding sequence ATGCGTTATATCAGCACTCGCGGGCAGGCGCCTGCACTTTCCTTCGAAGACGTCGTGCTCACCGGCATGGCATCCGATGGTGGTCTCTATGTGCCTGAGACCTTTCCGACCCTGAGCAAGGAAGACCTTGCCGAGATGGCGGGCCTGTCCTATGCCGAGATTGCCTTCCGGGTGATGAAGCCCTTTGTCGGCGGCGAGATCGATGATGCCACCTTGCGTGGCCTGATCGAGGATGCCTATTCCACGTTCAGCCATGATGCTGTAGTGCCTTTGAACCAGCTGGATGCCAACCACTTCCTGCTTGAGCTGTTCCATGGCCCGACCTTGGCATTCAAGGACGTTGCCTTGCAACTGCTCGGTCGTATTCTCGACCACTTCCTGAAGAAGCGTGGCGAGCGTGCGGTGATCATGGGCGCAACTTCCGGTGACACAGGTTCTGCTGCCATCGAGGGTTGCCGCCACTGCGATAATCTCGACATCTTCATCCTCCACCCGCATAACCGGGTATCGGAGGTGCAGCGGCGCCAGATGACTTCCGTGCTGGCGGACAATGTCTTCAACATCGCTATTGAGGGCAACTTCGATGATGCCCAAGCTATGGTCAAGGCCAGTTTCGCCGACCAGAGCTTCCTCAATGGCACCCGCCTGGTCGCAGTGAACTCCATCAATTGGGCACGGATCATGGCCCAGGTGGTGTACTACGTGGCATCTGCTGTCGCGGTCGGTGCTCCCCAGCGTGAAGTCAGCTTCTGTGTCCCCTCGGCCAACTTCGGTAATGTCTTTGCCGGTTATGTGGCCTACCGTATGGGGCTGCCGGTCAAGCAGTTCATCATTGCCACCAATGCCAATGACATCCTTCATCGTACCCTCGCGGACAATGACTTCTCCAAGAAGGAGCTGCTGGCGACCCTGGCACCGTCCATGGATATCGTGGTGTCGTCCAACTTCGAGCGACTGTTGTTCGAAGCCTACGAGCGTGATGGCAATGCCGTTGCTGAACTGCTGATGCGTTTCCAGAATGAACCGACAGTGCTGGCAGAGGCTCCGCTGGAGCGCCTGCGTGGCAAGTTTTCCAGCCATAGCATCGATGATGCCACCATTCTCGAAGTGATTCGTGAAGCGCATCACCGGACTCAGGAAATTCTCGATCCACATACCGCCACGGGTTACCGTGCAGCGGAGCGCGAGCGCAGCGATACTGTTACGCCGATGATCACGCTGGCAACGGCCCATCCCGCCAAGTTTGCCGAGGCAGTAGTCAAGGCAGGATTCCCAGGCGTGCCTCTGCCGCCACATATGGAAGACCTGCTGGAGCGGGAAGAGCGCTATAGTGTATTGCCAGCAGAGCTCGGTGCGGTACAGGCCTATGTCGCCGAGCATCGTCGCAGCTGA
- a CDS encoding homoserine dehydrogenase, whose product MKPVRVGICGLGTVGGGTFNVLTRNADEIARRAGRPIVIEQVAHRRPNPACDLTGINTTNDIFAVASNPNVDVVVELIGGYDVARDLVLTAIENGKHVVTANKALIAVHGNEIFKAAHKKGVIVAFEAAVAGGIPVIKSLREGLGANRISWVAGIINGTGNYILTHMRDEGRTFEDVLAEAQALGYAEADPTFDVEGIDAAHKLTILASLAYGVPLQFDKAYTEGISRVTAEDVEQADNLGYIIKHLGISKRTDHGLELRVHPTLIPKERLLANVHGVKNAIAVMGDAVGPTLYYGAGAGAEPTASAVVADLLDVARDISTEHRYRTPYLAFSGVDGDCDSLPIMPMEDITTAYYLRLLAVDRPGVLARVATILSEEGISIEALIQQEATEGELVPIILLTHRTLEKHMNEAIRRIEALADIAGSVTRIRVESLDEQD is encoded by the coding sequence TTGAAACCGGTGAGAGTGGGAATCTGTGGCCTGGGTACCGTCGGAGGCGGAACCTTCAATGTCCTGACACGTAATGCTGATGAGATTGCGCGGCGTGCCGGGCGGCCTATTGTGATTGAGCAGGTTGCTCATCGTCGTCCCAATCCTGCCTGCGACCTTACCGGTATTAATACCACCAACGATATCTTTGCCGTGGCATCCAATCCCAACGTGGATGTCGTGGTGGAACTGATCGGTGGTTACGATGTGGCTCGTGATCTGGTGCTCACTGCCATTGAAAATGGCAAGCATGTGGTGACGGCCAACAAGGCACTGATTGCCGTGCACGGCAACGAGATCTTCAAGGCGGCTCACAAGAAGGGCGTCATCGTGGCCTTCGAGGCGGCGGTGGCCGGAGGGATTCCGGTGATCAAGTCCTTGCGCGAAGGACTTGGTGCCAACCGTATCAGCTGGGTGGCCGGTATCATCAATGGCACCGGCAACTACATCCTCACGCACATGCGTGATGAGGGGAGAACCTTCGAGGACGTACTTGCCGAGGCCCAGGCGCTGGGGTATGCCGAGGCAGATCCCACTTTCGATGTCGAAGGCATCGATGCTGCTCACAAGCTGACGATTCTGGCCTCACTGGCTTATGGTGTGCCGCTTCAGTTCGACAAGGCCTATACCGAAGGCATTTCCCGAGTCACTGCGGAAGATGTCGAGCAGGCTGATAATCTGGGCTATATCATCAAGCACCTGGGAATTTCCAAGCGTACTGATCATGGTCTGGAGCTGCGTGTTCATCCTACCTTGATTCCCAAGGAGCGCCTGCTGGCCAATGTTCATGGGGTCAAGAATGCTATCGCTGTAATGGGCGATGCTGTGGGACCGACGCTCTACTATGGAGCGGGAGCCGGCGCTGAGCCGACAGCTTCTGCGGTAGTGGCTGACTTGCTTGATGTGGCTCGCGATATTTCCACCGAGCACCGTTATCGTACGCCTTATCTGGCCTTCAGTGGTGTCGACGGTGACTGCGATTCGCTGCCGATCATGCCCATGGAAGATATCACCACGGCCTATTATCTGCGCCTGCTGGCTGTGGATCGGCCGGGTGTGCTGGCGCGTGTCGCCACGATCCTTTCCGAGGAAGGTATCTCCATCGAAGCGTTGATCCAGCAGGAGGCAACCGAGGGTGAACTGGTGCCGATCATCCTGCTGACCCATCGTACGCTGGAAAAGCACATGAACGAGGCCATTCGCCGTATCGAAGCTCTGGCCGATATCGCGGGTTCCGTCACTCGTATCCGCGTGGAAAGCCTCGACGAACAGGACTGA
- a CDS encoding DsbC family protein — MNRTLPAMTLAISMSCAGLAQAAVPSKLQNLEVDGKEMPVEEVLESPMEGLYEVHLTSGESFYTDSEGSYFLLGDLYENGPEGLVNLSEKKRNERRADRLTAIADDDQVIYRGADEPKAVIHVFTDTTCPYCRKFHEEVPKLNEMGIQVNYLAFPRGGMLSEGARELTRVWCSDNRTEALTAAKQGEVPEEAASCDNPVEQQYRLGLEMGVQGTPAIVLPDGRLVPGYVPADRLAGMLGVKS; from the coding sequence ATGAATCGTACTCTTCCCGCCATGACCCTGGCCATCTCGATGTCCTGTGCAGGCTTGGCCCAGGCTGCCGTGCCCTCCAAGCTGCAGAATCTCGAGGTCGACGGCAAGGAGATGCCTGTCGAGGAAGTGCTCGAGTCTCCCATGGAAGGCCTCTATGAGGTTCATCTTACCAGTGGCGAGTCTTTCTACACCGACTCTGAAGGCAGCTATTTTCTGCTTGGCGATCTGTATGAGAATGGCCCCGAAGGCCTGGTCAATCTGTCCGAGAAAAAGCGTAATGAGCGCCGCGCCGACAGGCTGACTGCCATTGCGGACGACGATCAGGTCATTTACCGAGGGGCAGATGAACCCAAGGCGGTGATTCATGTGTTCACTGACACAACCTGCCCGTATTGCCGCAAGTTCCACGAGGAAGTCCCCAAGCTCAATGAAATGGGCATTCAGGTCAATTATCTGGCTTTCCCGAGAGGCGGCATGCTCAGCGAAGGAGCTCGTGAGCTGACTCGTGTATGGTGCTCCGACAATCGCACGGAAGCTTTGACCGCGGCGAAGCAGGGAGAGGTTCCTGAAGAGGCTGCAAGCTGCGACAATCCCGTGGAGCAACAGTATCGTCTGGGACTGGAAATGGGCGTGCAGGGCACACCTGCCATCGTGCTGCCCGACGGTCGTCTGGTGCCAGGTTATGTGCCTGCTGATCGCCTGGCAGGCATGCTGGGCGTCAAGAGCTGA
- the xerD gene encoding site-specific tyrosine recombinase XerD, protein MTQQTADALIDTFLDDLWLGQGASEHTLSAYRHDLNAWAAYLVEQQGGELLSPDESLLPRWLSERRANGYQLRSNARLLASLRRFYRWALSEGRITEDPLTGIKLPRVRPSLPDTLEEQEVERLLAAPQLDTAIGMRDRAMLEVLYGAGLRVSELVGLTTDAVNLRQGVVRVRGKGDKDRLVPLGEEASHWLERYIREARGALMMDITRPALFPGRHDATMTRQTFWYRIKHYAKVAGIDRPLSPHTLRHAFATHLLNHGANLRVVQLLLGHADLSTTQIYTHVAQARLEALHADHHPRG, encoded by the coding sequence ATGACCCAGCAAACGGCCGATGCTCTGATCGATACTTTTCTCGACGATTTATGGCTTGGGCAAGGTGCCAGCGAGCATACCCTGTCAGCCTATCGGCACGATCTGAATGCGTGGGCAGCTTATCTGGTTGAGCAGCAGGGCGGGGAATTGCTGAGCCCAGATGAGTCTCTATTGCCGCGATGGCTGAGTGAGCGCAGGGCCAATGGTTACCAGTTGCGCAGTAACGCGCGTTTGCTGGCGAGTCTCAGGCGTTTTTATCGCTGGGCGCTGTCAGAAGGGCGCATCACTGAGGATCCGCTGACCGGAATCAAGCTACCGCGGGTCAGGCCGTCACTGCCAGATACGCTCGAGGAGCAGGAAGTCGAGCGCCTGTTGGCAGCCCCGCAACTGGATACTGCCATTGGCATGCGCGATCGGGCCATGTTGGAAGTCCTCTATGGTGCCGGGTTGCGGGTCAGTGAATTGGTCGGACTGACCACTGATGCCGTCAATCTGCGTCAGGGGGTGGTCCGGGTGCGCGGCAAGGGCGACAAGGATCGGCTGGTGCCGCTTGGTGAAGAGGCTTCCCACTGGCTCGAGCGCTACATTCGTGAAGCGCGTGGTGCATTGATGATGGATATCACCAGGCCGGCGTTGTTCCCCGGTCGCCACGATGCGACCATGACTCGCCAGACCTTCTGGTATCGGATCAAGCATTACGCCAAGGTGGCTGGTATTGACCGCCCATTATCGCCGCACACTCTGCGGCATGCATTCGCCACTCATTTATTGAATCATGGGGCGAACTTGCGTGTCGTACAGTTGCTGCTGGGACATGCCGACCTTTCGACAACCCAGATATATACACATGTGGCGCAGGCAAGACTGGAAGCCCTGCATGCCGACCATCATCCTCGAGGCTGA
- the rplS gene encoding 50S ribosomal protein L19, with the protein MSSKNKVIQALEAEQMSKQVPDFAPGDTIVVQVKVKEGNRERLQAFEGVVIGKRNRGLNSAFTVRKISHGVGVERTFQTYSPLVDSIAVKRRGDVRQAKLYYLRERSGKSARIKEKLA; encoded by the coding sequence ATGAGCAGCAAGAACAAGGTGATCCAGGCACTCGAAGCCGAGCAGATGAGCAAGCAGGTGCCTGACTTCGCTCCGGGCGACACCATTGTCGTTCAGGTCAAGGTCAAGGAAGGTAACCGTGAGCGTCTGCAGGCCTTCGAAGGCGTGGTTATCGGCAAGCGTAATCGCGGCCTGAACTCCGCTTTCACCGTGCGCAAGATTTCTCACGGTGTTGGCGTTGAGCGTACTTTCCAGACTTACAGCCCGCTGGTTGACTCCATTGCTGTCAAGCGTCGTGGTGACGTGCGTCAGGCCAAGCTGTACTACCTGCGTGAGCGTAGCGGTAAGTCTGCGCGCATCAAGGAAAAGCTGGCTTAA